A stretch of DNA from Candidatus Rubrimentiphilum sp.:
ACGTGGCGGGACTGCTGGTCGATGCCGAAGCGTGCGGCCGCCCCGCGGTTCCGGGCCTGCTGCGCGTCGTCTTGGGCGTCGGGCAGCGCGTCGATCGCCTCAGAAAAGGCCTCTGGGGAGCTGGCGACGAGCCGGCCGGCCCCTCCCAGCACCTCCCGAACGACGGGTGCGTCAGCCGCGATCACAGCGGTTCCGGCCGCCAGGGCTTCCACCAGCACCAGCCCTTGAGTCTCGGTCACGCTCGGAAAAACAAACGCGTCAACGCTTGCATAAAGATCGGGCAGTTCGTCTCGTCCTACCTCGCCCAAAAACCGTACGCGTCCGCCTAAATTCAACTCGTTCGCGCGCGTCTCCAACGCTTCGCGCTCGGGGCCGTCGCCGGCGATCACCAGACGCGCCGAAGTCTTCGTCAGCGTCAGCGCATCGAGCAGCACTTCGACGTTCTTCTCGCGTCCCAAACGCCCGACGAAAAGCAACAGCCGGTCACCGGATCGCGCGCCCAGCGATTGCCGCAGATCCGCGCGCCGTTTTCCGGAACCGAAATGCTCGAGATCGATTCCGCTCGGAACGACTTCAATGTGTGCCGTAACGCCGATTTCCGCGAGTCTTTGACGCATCGCCGGCGTCGGCACGATCACCGCGTCGGCTAAGTTCGCAAAGCTGCGCGTCAACGTCGAGGCTGCGAAACGCGTCGCCTTCGGATCGAACGGCAAGTAGTGCACGTACTCTTCCAAACGCGTGTGGTACGTGTACACCAGCGGCACGTGCAACCGCCGCGCATAGCGCACACTCATCCATCCCGTTACGAACGGCGAGTGCGCGTGGAGCACGTCGAGATGGTTGATGATGCCGCGCCGGTTGCGGCGGCTGACCAGCGGAACGGTCAAACGGTACGGCGTCGAGATGGGCAGCGGCAGCGAAGGCATCCGCAGAGCTCCGTCGCCTTCATCCGATCCGGGGATATGGGGCGCGAAGCAGTAGACGTCGTGCCCCAGCGCGCGCAAGCCCCCCGCCAGCCCGTCGACCGATGCCACAACCCCGTTGATTATCGGGCGATAGACCTCCGTAAAAAAGCCGACTCGCATGGGGACGGTCATCTTTACAGGGGACGCCTGGTGGCGCCTCTAGGGGAAAGAGGGGGCACCTTCTTGGCTGTGACTTTTGGCATAGGCCGCCGTTCGTAAAGGCATGGTATAGTGCCCGGGATGCCGGGCGCCTCCCGAGGCTCCGGCACCGGAATAACCTTTCCTTGGCGTGTCCGACTCGGATCCGTCAACGCATACAACCGAACCGCGTACCACTGCCGCACCAAGGGCAGCTTGTAAGCCGCCTTTAGCCCCGCCGTGGGTTTTCGCAGAACAGGAGATGGGTTGATAGGACGTACTCACCGGCGCACGAGCGAGCTGATGGCCGCCGGCGCCCTAGTCCTGAGCCTCGTGACCGCAGGCTTTCTTAGTAACCCCCCTCCGGCGCTCGCCGCCGGCCCCGAAACCACCGCCCCGCAGCACTCCATCACGTTCGATTCGCAAGAACAAGAGACGGTATTGCTTTCGGCTGCGCGCACGGTCGGCGACTTCCTGAAAGAGCGCGGTATAACGGTAGGAGCGGGCGATTATATTCATCCGTCGGCCGATACGCTGATCACCGGCGACATGCAGATCGAATATTCGGCGGCGGTTCCGGTAACGTTCGTGAGCGGACAAACGCATCAAGAGATCGTCAGCAACGCGGCAGACGTCGGCGCTTTGCTCGAAGAGCGCGGCGTACATTTGGGAACCTACGACACCGTTTCGCCGTCACTGGCGGATCCGATCGTCGCCGGAGAAACGATCCGGATCACGCGGATTGCAAAATGGATTTCCGCGCAGAAGATTCACATTGCGCCCAAGACGATCAACGAGATCGATTTCGCACTGGCGCCCGGCAAGACGAAGATCGTTTCAGCCGGAAGCGCCGGCGTACGCTTGGCGATCATCAGTTTCGTCAGCACCGACGGCAAAGTGCAAAAACGCGTTCTCGCATCGCATCTTTTGCGCAAACCGAAAAACCGCATCTTGGCTGTCGGCGTCGGCACCTATGCGGCGTTTGCTGAGTTCGCGCAGCGCGGTCTGCAGAAAACCGCCTATATCGCCGCCGATGCTCTCGACATGGTCGCCACAGCGTATACTGCGGCGTGCTCGGGGTGCAGCGGATACACCGCGACCGGTTATCGCGCCGGGCGCGGTATCGTCGCAGTAGACCCGCGCATCATTCCGCTCGGCACCAAGCTCTTCATACCGGGATACGGCTTCGCGATTGCCGGCGACACCGGCGGCGCGATCGTCGGTCACCGGATCGACCTCGGATTCAATTCCGAGAGCGACGCGATCCAGTTCGGCCGCCGCCCAATAAAAGTCTACACGCTCCGCTAGAGAAAACGATGCTCCCATGCACGCGCGGGAGCTGCTCCGGCAATTCGGTTACCGCCCCAAGAAGCGGCTAGGCCAAAACTTTCTCATGGATTCCGGCGCGGCGGCTCGCATCGCGAGCCTCGTCGCGCCTGCTGCCGGCGCGCGCCTTCTGGAAATAGGTCCGGGAACGGGCACGCTGACGCAGGCGCTGCTCGAGACGAAAGCGGACGTCACCGCGATCGAAATCGACGAAGACATGGTACGCATTCTGCGCTCGCGCAACGATCTTGCCGGAGCCGCGATCGTGCACGCCGATGCACTAACCTTTGATTATGCAGCGTTTGCCGGCGGCGAAGCCTGGCGGTGTACGGGGAATCTTCCATACAATATCGCGACGCCGCTGATCATGCGTTTCATCGAAATGACCGGCGGGCCTGAGCTGCTGGTCGTCATGCTGCAAAAAGACGTGGCCGACCGTTTGCGCGCCAAACCCGGAGACCGCGCCTACGGCAGTCTCTCGGTCGCGGTTCAGTACAGGATGCAGGTCGAACGCGCGTTTACGCTCACTCCGCGCGTGTTCTATCCGCAGCCCAAGGTAGACTCGGCAGTCGTGCGATTGCAGCGGCTCGCAAGGCCCGCAGTAGCGGTCGCCGACGAGGCGCGCTTTCTGCAGGTCGTGCGCGGAGCGTTCGCGTACCGCCGGAAAACGCTCGCGAACAGTTTGTCGCTGGCGCTGGACATCGAACGCGCGGACGTAACGAACGCGCTACGGCAGCTCGATTACGATACGGAGATACGTGGAGAACAACTCGCAATCGGCGACTTTGCAAGAATCGCCGGCGTCCTTCCCGCCCGCTAGCAATTTTTCAGGACTCCGTTCGCTTGTAACGTTCGGGGCATTGTTCTTCGCCGTGATCGTCGGGAACGTGGCGCCGAGTATCCAATTTGTCATCGCGCACATGATGGATCGCAACGCGCTCTTGCATCCGCCCGCGGGCGTCTCTCTGGCCACCTTGGCGGGCACGGATTTGGCTGCGATCATCTGCCTAGTGGCGCTGCTGCCGTGGACGGCCCGCACATCGCTCGCAGGGCTCGGGTTTCGAGCGCCGACCGCGCGCACGATCGGCATCGCTGCGATCGGCGCGCTCGCCATGATCGTTCTGACGAACGGTTTGGCATCGTTGCTTGAAACCGCTTTGCACATCAAGGTGCCCGAACAAGCCGTCACCTTGTTCCTGAGCATGAAGACTCCGGCCGGCAAAGCGACGTTCGCGTTTATGGGTATCGTCCTCGCGGCAATCGCCGAAGAGCTGGTCTTTCGCGTCTTTCTTTTCAACGCGATCCGCAGATACGCCAATTTTTGGCTTGCGGCGACGGTAAGCGGCTTGCTGTTCGGATTCGCTCACGCGCAATTCGGTTTCACGCTCGCCCAAAACCTGATTCTCGCCGTGCCGCTGGCCATAGGCGGCATCATCCTTTGCGCCGTCTATGCCAAAACCAGAAATGCCTACGCCTCGATGATTACGCACGGCCTGTTCAATGCCGTTTCGTTCGTAGCTCTGTTCGTCGCGCCGCAACTCGCACAATGATGCTCGCCGTAGACGCCTGGAACCTCGCGGCCGACCGGCGCGGGATGGGGCGATACGTGCGGCGCGTCCTGTACGGTCTGCAAGCGCTCGGCGAAGATGATGTGAGCCTCATCGTCCGCGATCGGGGTACAGCGCAATCGCTGGAGGGCGAGTTCGACTATCCGCTGATTGAAACGCGCGAGTTGCGCAAAAAGCCGCCGCATACGGTGTGGTATCCATGGAACGGCATGCGTTTTGCACCGCATGCTCCATGCTTTGTCACGATCTACGATCCGTTTGCATTCACGTTTCCGCACAAAAACATCATCGCACGGGTGCGCGAACAAGCGCCCATTCGCCGCGCCGTGCGCGAAGCGGACGCGAAAGTCACGATCTCGGAATGGAGCGCCGGCGAGTTGCACAAACTGTTCGGCATCAATGCCGCCGGGATTGATGTGGTGCCGCCCGTCATCGAACCGTTTTGGCACCCCGTCGCGGCCGAACCCGGTTTGACATACGTGCTCTTCGTTGCCGGTCCGGACGAGCGCAAGAACGCGGCCTTACTTTTTGACGCGTTCGAGGCGGCATTCGAAGACCAAGCCGTCGAGCTGATGGTCGCCGGCGAACTCAACGCCGAGGATACGGGCAAATTCGAACGGATGCGCGCGCTCAAGCGGCGCGTACGGCCGGACGACGTAGAGCTGCGAAGCCTGTACTCCGGCGCCGTCGCCGTTGCCGTGCCGTCGCTGGCCGAGGGTTTCGGCTTGCCGGCGGTTGAGGCGATGGCGTGCGGCGCGCCGGTCCTCGCCGCCAATGCTGCGGCACTGCCCGAAGCCTGCGACGGAGGCGCACTATTGATCGATCCGAGCGACCGGATCGCTTGGCGTGACGCCTTGCTGAGCGTCCACAGGGATGCGCAACTGCGCGCGATGTTGCGGGAAGCCGGCCTGGCGCGCGTAGCGCGGTTCGATCCGCTCGCGCCGGCCCGCGGGATCCTGGAGGTTGTCCGGATGTTATCTTGAGCTGCGCGTTTCGTCCACAATAGCGCGCAGCCGTTCGACAAAACGCTCGGGCGAAAATTTCTCGGCGTGCGCGCGCAGCGTGCGCGGGTCGTACCGGGCCGGATCGAAGTTTTGCATCGCTTCGGCCAGCGCTTGCGCGGACGGCTCGTCAAAGAACTCGCCGGTTTGGCCCTCAACGATCGTTTCGAGTGCGCCGCCGGCGCGAAAAGCGATCGCCGGACGTCCCGTCGCGGCCGCCTCCAGCGGCACCAAGCCGAAATCTTCTTCGCCCGGTACGATCGCGGCTCGCGCATTTCCCAACAGACGATTCATCTCCGCGTCGTCGACGTACCCGGCCATCCGAACCCACGGGGACTCGGCTGCTAAGGCACGCAGCCGCCTTTCATCCGGTCCCGTGCCCACAACGACGAGCGCGACGTTCGCGATCGCAGCCGCACGGATCGCGAGTTCGATGCGTTTGTACGGCAGCAGGCGCGACGCAACGAGAAAATAGTTTCCTTCGCCCGTTCCCGCGCTAAAACGTTCGAGGTCGACAGGGCAGTGCAGCACCGTGCTCTCGCGCCCATAATACCGTTCGATGCGATCCGCGACGTTGCGCGAGTTCGCAATCAAACGCGTGGGCAGCTGCGCTGCGCGCTTATCCCACTCTATCAAGCGCCGGACAACCGGTCGAGCGACGAACGATGACCTGCCGACGTATTCGTCGTAGGCGAACGCAAACCGGCTGACGGTGTTCACATAACAGATGTGCACCGCACCCGGCGGAACCCGAATTCCTTTCGTCCATGCCGTCGTCGAGCTGACGATCGTGTCGAAGTCCGAGAAATCAAACCGTTCAAATGCGCGCGGATAAAATGGCGCGAGGTACCGGAAGTAGCGGTTCGCGCCGGGGATCGCATTTAAGTAGGAAACGCGCACGCGCTTGGGATCGACCAGATCGGCTGTCGCGTGCGGATCGTGCAGGGCCGTGTAAATGGGTGCGTCCGGGTAGGCGCGCGCGATGTGCGCGAAGACGCGTTCGGCGCCGCCCCGCTGATTTAGGTAATCGTGGACGAGCGCGACGCGCAAGCGGCCTATGGAGACGAGTTTTGCTGCGTCTCGCGCGGAAGCACGAGCGCGATGTTCGGCAGACCCAAATACTTGACGGCAACGCGCTGCAGGTCGGCGGCAGTCACGGCATTGATCGCCGCGATCGTCTGCGACACGTAGTCCGGCGGGAGCTGCCGGCTCACAAAAACGCTCGCCAGCCAAGCGCGATCGTGCAGCGACGTCGATTGTTCGAGGAAGCGGCCTACCGCGAACGCTTTCATGTCGCTGAGATCGCCTTGCAACTTGGCATGCCCCAGAACGTTCACGATCGTCAGTGCCGTCGCGAACACGCGCGTCGGGTCGCCGCCGCCGTCAACGTAGACGACGACGTTGGCGGGATGCGAATCGAAATTGTAGATTGCTCCGACGCCGCGCTGCGCTAGGGACGGCGTTGAAAGTGCCGGCACGCCGGCAACGTCGGCGAGCGTGCGCTGCAAGAGCGACGTCAGCACGAGCATCGCGCCGAAGTCGCGCCCCTGCAGATCCGGAGCTTTATACTGCGCAACCAGCCACGGCACCGGAATGTCCCGGCGCGCGATGAGTTGGCGCGAGTTCGAACTCAGGTCTGCCGTGGTTACCTTTGCGGCTACGGACGAGCCCGCAGGCAAAACATTCAGCACGTCGTCGAATGCGGCGGACGGCACGTTTTGGATTTTGCCGACAGTGCTGATGACTGCGCCGCCGCGCAGATAATGGGCCGCAAAGAAACTGCGCGCGTCGCTCGGGCGAAAACCGGCCAGCGTTTGCGGCAATCCCAACGGCGGCATGCCCGCATCGGAATTCTTGTAGAATGTGCGGTTGAGCATCTGCAAGCCGACGGCAAGCGCGAACTGTTGCGTCTGAGCACTTCGCGCGTTCAACGATTGGCGCGCTTGGCTGAGCGCTGCCGCGCTAAAATCCGGCCGCGCCAACGCGCTGCGAAAGAGCCCCAGCCCGGTTTCGTACGTGCCGGGCGTGCCTTCGAGATAGAAACGCACATCGTGCGGCCCGATGTCGTAGCCGATCGATCCGCCGTTGTCCGCGATCGCGTCTTGCAGTGACTCGTTGCCGGCTACGCGCGTCTGCAGAATCGCCTCCGCGACCAGCGCCGCGAGCCCATTCTGCGATGGGGTCTGACGGTCGAGTCCGGCCAGCACGCGTACCTGCGTACCGATCAGATCGGCCGCGGGATCGTCCTGGCGCACGAGCGTCCAGCCTATGCTGTTCGAAACGGAAAAAGTCGCCGATGCGCGCGCCGTCGCGCAGCAGAGGCACGAGACGGCGAGCAAAGCAACGAACGCAGCCAGTCGTTTCATGTCGCGCTGCTCGTTCCGGGCGTACTTTGAATCAAGTGCACGATGACCGGATGCGCGAGATACGTACGAACGGCCTGCGCAACGAATTGCGGGTCGAGCGAAGCGGCTGCAGCTAAATATGCTCCCGAATCGTTACCGGGAGCGTACTGCGCGTTGCCTTCGGCCGCATACCAGCCGGCGTTATCCGCACGGGCGACCGGCGTTTGGATCTGGCTCAAGATGTGATAGACGAACGCTTTTTGCGCGCGTGCAAAAACTGCCGCGTCCAGCGGCTTGGTCATTCCGGAAACCGCGTCGAGAATGTTCTGCTGCACGCTGCTCGCCGTGTCGCCCGAAACCGTGACGAGCAGAACGCCGGGATCGTGCAGCGTGATGAATTGACCCGTAACGAAGATGTCGGGGCGCGTGCGAATGCTCTGCGGCAGCGTGCCGTGATCGGGATCGAAAAGATAATCCGCCACAAAGTCCATGGCTGTAGCCGCGCGCGTATCGGAAATGCTCGGACCGGCCCATGCCACTCCTAAGCCCGCGGCGCGCGCGCTAACGGTGGATTCGCCCAGCTGAGCCGCGAGCTTTGAATCGAAGGGCACGTCAAGCGCGGGGCTCGCTGACGGCGGATTCACCGAGACCGCATTGCCGCCTAAAGAGATGACTGCATTCCCGGCTCGAAATGCTCGCGTCGCAAACGCCCGCACGTCGGACGGCGCGAGTGTTGCGAAGGCCGCCGCGTCCGGAACGGGCGCGTAATGCGCAGGGCCATCCGCGAACAGCCGCGCGAAGAGCGCGTCTTGCAGCGTGCGCGCGGAGTCAAAGGGTTGCTGAGCCGCCACGATCGCGCTGTCTTGCGCGGCAGCTTTTAGTCCGGCATCCGTTATCAGGCCGCTAAAATACGCGCCGGTCATGGCGCGCAGTACCGAAGCCGACGACGCGGCAGGTACGCTCGCGCCGATCATCGCGATGTCGGGATAAACTTCAATGGAAAGCGAACCGCCGAGCCGGTTCACGATTTCGCTGATCGACGATCCGCCGGCCGGCTTGGAAGCTGCGACAGCCGCGATTGCCATCCGGGCGATCCCGGGCGACTTGAGATCGTATCCGGCGGCCGGCGCGCGATACCACAGCTCGATCGCCGTAGTGGCGACCGTCGGATCGGAATGAACGGTAACGACTTGCGCCCGCGCCGGCGCGTTGAGCGCCGCTGCCAGACACAGAGCCGCCGCCGCACCGCGCACGGCTCGAACGATCATGCCGGTTCCGGTGAGATGTTGGGCGGCAGCCGCTTGGGTTTCTCCGCGCGCTTCCCTTCCTCGGTAACGGGCGCGGATGGCGGCGCAGCTTCCGCGGGCGGCTCGTCGCCGCGCACGAAAGGACGGCCTTCGAGGATCGCTTTGACCTCTTCACCTTCAACGGTTTCGTATTCGAGCAACGATCCGACCATGCGCTCGACTTTGTCCCAGTTTTCCAGCAACAGCGTGCGTCCGCGGTCGTAACAGCCTTCGATAATGCGGCGCACTTCGGTGTCGATCCGCGAGGCGATCTCTTCGGAGTAATTACGATCTTCGCCGAAGTCGCGTCCCAAGAAGACTTGGTGATTGCCGCGGCCGTACTGAATCGGCCCGAGCGTATCGGACATGCCGTACTGCGTCACCATGCGGCGCGCGAGTTCGGTGGCTTTCTCGAAGTCGTTGCTCGCGCCGGTCGTGACGTCTTTGAACTTGATCTCCTCGGCCAACCGTCCGCCCAGCATGCGGCTGACGATGGCCAGCAGCTCTTCTTTCGTTTGGCTGTGCCGGTCATCTTCGGGCAGCGACCAAGTGATGCCGAGCGCCATGCCGCGCGGAATGATCGTCACCTTGTGGATCGCGTCGCCCTTGTCGGTCAATCCGCCGACGATCGCGTGGCCGGATTCGTGATAGGCCGTGATCTCCTTTTCTTTTTGCGACATCACGATCGAACGGCGTTCGGGACCGACGATGACGCGATCGATCGCCTCGTCGCAATCGTTCATCTCGATCGTGGTCTTGTTGCGGCGCGCGGCCAGCAGCGCCGCTTCGTTCAGCAAGTTCTCCAGGTCGGCGCCCGAGAATCCGGGCGTGCGTTTGGCCAGCGTTTCCAGCGCGACTTCCTTGGCCAGCGGTTTATTGCGCGCGTGAATTTCGAGAATCTTCTGGCGGCCTCGCACGTCGGCGCGGTCGACGACAATTTGACGGTCGAAGCGTCCCGGACGCAAGAGCGCCGGATCGAGCACGTCGGGGCGGTTGGTCGCGGCGATCAGAATCACGCCGGTGTTTTGATCGAAGCCGTCCATCTCGACGAGTAATTGGTTCAGCGTCTGCTCGCGCTCGTCGTGTCCGCCGCCGAGCCCTGCACCGCGCTGACGTCCGACTGCGTCGATCTCGTCGATGAAGACGATGCACGGCGCCGACTTCTTGGCTTGGTCGAAAAGGTCGCGCACGCGCGATGCGCCGACGCCGACGAACATCTCGACGAAGTCGGAGCCGGAGATCGAGAAGAACGGCACGCCGGCCTCGCCGGCGATAGCGCGCGCCAGCAGCGTCTTGCCGGAACCCGGCGGTCCTAACAGCAGCACGCCTTTGGGAATGCGCGCACCCAACGCTTGAAATTTCTTCGGATATTTCAAGAACTCGACGATCTCGCCAAGCTCTTCTTTGGCTTCGTCAACGCCGGCCACGTCGTTGAACGTCACCTTGGGACGGTTCTCGGAGAGCGTCTTGGCGCGCGAGCGCCCAAACGAGAGCGCTTGATTTCCTCCGCTCTGCGCTTGCCGCAGAATGAGGAAGATGAGAAACGCGACGATGACAAACGGAACGGCGGTGAGAGCGAACGTCAGGACATTCGAAGAAGGCACGGTTTCGAATTTTACGCTGCCCTTTACGTGACGCATCACTTGATCGACGAACGCCGAGTCGCGATTTGGAAGCGACGTCATATAATGCGTGTTGTCCGTAAGCGTGCCGGTGACGTCGGTCCCGACGGCGTCGAACGTCTTTACTTGATTCGCAACGAGCTTCTGGTGGAACGCGTTGTAATCGAGCTGCACGACTTCCGTCGGCGGCACCACGATGCGCTGCACGATAAGGACAACCACGGCGAACGCGACGAGGATGAGGAGGATGGCCCGAATATTCTTGCTCACAATTATTCCGAAAACACCCAGGACTGCAGCTGCGCGAGGTAGGGGAGGTTGCGATAGTTTTCTTGGTAGTCCAAACCGTACCCTACGACAAACACCTCAGGCGCGACCAAACCGACGTAATCCACGGGCACCTCGACGCGCCGGTTGTACGGTTTATCGAACAGGACGCACGATCGCAGACTGGCCGGTTCGCGCCCGGAGAGTAACGAACGAAGGTACTGCAGCGTGAGCCCGTTGTCGATGATATCCTCGATCACGAGCACGTTTCTGCCCGCAATCTTTTCACCGGTATCCTTCAGCAATCGCACCTCTCCGCTCGACCGGGTCGAGTTTCCATAACTGGAAACGACGATGAAGTCGAGTTCGATTCTGCTGGGGCCGTCGGGCAGGCGCGAGAGGGCTCGAACCAAGTCCACAGTCACATACAGCGCTCCCTTTAACACGCCCAGCACGAGGAGCGGTTTCCCGGCGTAATCACGGGCAATCTCACGCGCCAAACGCTCGATGGCAGCCGCGATCTCCTCGACTGAAAAGAGTTCCTTTTCGATCGTCTTTTCGTAGGTCAGCGTGCCGCTCATCACTTCCGTTGTACGACCAAGGCCCCCCCGGCGACTTCAATTTCGACCCCCGGAGCCATGAAAAAGCGGCCGGAGGCTCCCTGCTGGAGGGCCCGGACCGCAGCCTCGACGTGCTCGAAATCCACCCCGTCCAACGCCTCGTGCTCGCGCAGCGCCTGCCGGACCTGCCGTCGCGCCGCGGCCAGCGGCGTGGCCGCGAGCTCGGCGCCCACGACTTCGGCGGCCCGGGCGACGGCTGCGTCGAGGCCGGGGAATAGCGGCCGCAGGGCTTCGAGCGCCAGCCGGACGGCGTTGCGCCGCAGCGTCCGGTCGGCGTTGGTCGGATCGATTGCGTACGGCAGGCCCGCGAACTGGACGTACGAGCGGAGCTCTTCGCGCTCGAGGCGCAGCAGCGGACGGGCAAGCTCGAGATCCATTCCGAGCGCGCGTCGCGCCGGCATGCCCGCCAATCCATCGGCTCCCGCTCCGCGAAAGAGCGCGAGCAGTACCGTTTCAGTTTGATCGCCGGCCGTGTGGCCCGTGGCAACAACGGTAGCGCCGGCCTCGCGCGCCAGTCTTTCGAGGGCCTCGTATCGGGCTTCGCGCATCGCGGCTTCGTCCCGCCGGCGCAGCTGTAATCCCATCACCTTTAATGGAAGGCCGAGAGCTGCCGCGACGCGCAAAACGACGGCCTCGTCTTGCCAAGCCGATTCGCGCACGCCGTGGTTGACGTGCGCCAGCGTCAGGCGCAGACGCAGCGGCTTCAAAAGCGCCTGCAAAATCGCGGCCAGCGCCACGCTGTCGGAGCCGCCGCTACAGGCGATCAAGACGTGCTCGCCGGCGCGAATCGCGCCGTCGCGCTTCACGCTCTGCTCGATCCCCAGCAACGGCTTGGTGCCTCGCATCAGCGGGAGTGGCGAGCGATCTCGCGCTCGACGTCGCGCTTGGCGGTGTCCGCGCGTTTATCCCAGAGTTTTTTGCCGCGCGCCAGGCCGATTTCCACTTTGGCTTTGCCGCGTGTGAAGTACAGACGCAGTGGAACCAGCGTCAGGCCTTTTTCGGAAGCCTTCCCGCCCAAACGCACGATCTGTTCTTTGTGCAACAGCAGTTTGCGCGGACGATCCGGCTCGACGTTCGAGAAGCTCCCTTGTTTATATGCCGGGATGTGCATGCCGAGCAGCCACATCTCTCCGTCCCGGAGCCGCGCGTAGGCTTGATTCAGGCTGATGCCGCCCGCCCGGATCGATTTGATCTCGGTTCCGGTGAGCGCGATACCGGCCTCGAGCGACTCCAGAATGTGAAATTCATGGCGCGCGCGGCGGTTGTCTACCGCGGGCGCTGCTTTCTTGACGGCTTTGGCAACTCGCGTTTGTTTAGATTTTGCCATCGGCCAAATGATCGTCGGCATCTTCGACGCGTCCTTGCGCGACGAACCGGCCCTCCGCCTCGACGAGCACCGCGCCGGTTTCGTCGCTGACGTGGGCTTCGATCTCCAAAACGTTGCGGCGCATCCACTTGATGCGTCCCTCGATCGCGATCGGCGCGTTCAGCGGAACCGGTTTGCGAAAGCGCGCGTTCATGCTGCCGGTCACGCCGCGATAGCCGGCGTATCCCGCCGCGTGCGCCATCGCTTCGTCGAGCAGCGCCAGCGCGACGCCGCCGTGTGCGATGCCCCGCCACCCTTGAAACTGATCGCCCAGCGTGGCGCGCGCACGGACGCCGTCGTCGCCGTTCCGTTCAAACTTGAGGTGCATGCCGATCTCGTTTTCCGGTCCGCATGCGAAACAGTGGCCGTCGTCGATCGGCCTCATCGGCCTTGCTCGAGCCGCGTCGCGAGTACTTCGGGCAAACCGGCCGCCAAGATCTTTTCTTGAACGGCTCTAATCGGATACT
This window harbors:
- the hpt gene encoding hypoxanthine phosphoribosyltransferase, with product MSGTLTYEKTIEKELFSVEEIAAAIERLAREIARDYAGKPLLVLGVLKGALYVTVDLVRALSRLPDGPSRIELDFIVVSSYGNSTRSSGEVRLLKDTGEKIAGRNVLVIEDIIDNGLTLQYLRSLLSGREPASLRSCVLFDKPYNRRVEVPVDYVGLVAPEVFVVGYGLDYQENYRNLPYLAQLQSWVFSE
- the tilS gene encoding tRNA lysidine(34) synthetase TilS, with translation MRGTKPLLGIEQSVKRDGAIRAGEHVLIACSGGSDSVALAAILQALLKPLRLRLTLAHVNHGVRESAWQDEAVVLRVAAALGLPLKVMGLQLRRRDEAAMREARYEALERLAREAGATVVATGHTAGDQTETVLLALFRGAGADGLAGMPARRALGMDLELARPLLRLEREELRSYVQFAGLPYAIDPTNADRTLRRNAVRLALEALRPLFPGLDAAVARAAEVVGAELAATPLAAARRQVRQALREHEALDGVDFEHVEAAVRALQQGASGRFFMAPGVEIEVAGGALVVQRK
- the smpB gene encoding SsrA-binding protein SmpB gives rise to the protein MAKSKQTRVAKAVKKAAPAVDNRRARHEFHILESLEAGIALTGTEIKSIRAGGISLNQAYARLRDGEMWLLGMHIPAYKQGSFSNVEPDRPRKLLLHKEQIVRLGGKASEKGLTLVPLRLYFTRGKAKVEIGLARGKKLWDKRADTAKRDVEREIARHSR
- a CDS encoding PaaI family thioesterase, with amino-acid sequence MRPIDDGHCFACGPENEIGMHLKFERNGDDGVRARATLGDQFQGWRGIAHGGVALALLDEAMAHAAGYAGYRGVTGSMNARFRKPVPLNAPIAIEGRIKWMRRNVLEIEAHVSDETGAVLVEAEGRFVAQGRVEDADDHLADGKI